In methanogenic archaeon ISO4-H5, the following are encoded in one genomic region:
- a CDS encoding Flagellin N-methylase FliB: MVLYRGKYELDGLAAISPEMEKDLDLAYDICQSLRDELPCVMCGRCCHQPNIIVRPEEVDRVATAAGVDLYTFMTQYVYQTGDGRILFNKPKDGACRFLGKDNRCTIWKDRPQICDDFPYMVSMLMSRVYLAITNPEVDIMKLIEYMDDTWPCTRDIKERIVGLVEEGRKRRNFAEN; this comes from the coding sequence CATCTCCCCCGAGATGGAGAAGGACCTCGATCTGGCGTACGATATCTGCCAGTCCCTCAGGGACGAACTCCCCTGCGTGATGTGCGGCAGATGCTGCCACCAGCCTAACATAATCGTACGTCCGGAGGAGGTGGACCGTGTGGCCACCGCCGCCGGTGTCGACCTCTATACCTTCATGACCCAGTACGTCTACCAGACCGGTGACGGACGCATCCTTTTCAACAAACCCAAGGACGGTGCCTGCCGTTTCCTCGGCAAGGATAACCGCTGCACGATATGGAAGGACAGGCCGCAGATCTGCGACGACTTCCCGTACATGGTATCGATGCTCATGAGCAGAGTATACCTCGCTATTACCAATCCCGAAGTGGACATAATGAAGCTCATCGAGTACATGGACGACACATGGCCCTGTACCCGCGACATCAAGGAACGCATTGTAGGGCTGGTTGAGGAAGGCAGAAAAAGGCGTAATTTTGCAGAAAACTAA